A window of Candidatus Methylomirabilis sp. genomic DNA:
GCCGGGCCATGCGCTTTCTCCGGGAGGTGGACGCTGGGGCTGTCTACGTCAACGCCTCGACCCGTTTCACCGACGGCGGCGAGTTCGGGATGGGCGCCGAGATGGGGATCAGCACGCAGAAGCTCCACGCCAGGGGCCCGGTCGGTCTCACGGAACTGACCTGCGAGAAGTTCATCGTGCTTGGCGAAGGCCAGGTGCGGGATTCGACCAAATGATGTGTCGAACGCAAAACTCCCCTATCCCCCCTTTACAAAAGGGGGGCACGGGAGGATTTGGGGTACGAAGTGAGGGGCGCGTTGAGCAGACTTTTCCGCACTTCACGCTCCACATCTCGGACCTCGCACATTTCCGGTAGTAACCATGCATATCGGTGTGATGGGGGGGACCTTCGATCCGATTCACCTCGGCCACCTGCGGGCCGCTGAGGAGATCTATTGGGCCTTTGAGCTGGACAGGATCATCTTTGTGCCCGCCGCCCTGCCTCCTCACAAAGAGGAGGAGTTTGAAGCGTCAGCCCTGCACCGGTACGAGATGGTCTCGCTGGCGACGGTCTACACGCCGTACTTCAGTGTTTCTCCGGTTGAGCTGAGCCGACCGGGCCGATCCTACTCGGTTGAGACGCTCCGGGAGTTTCGGAAGCTGTATGGGGAAGAGAGCACTATCTACTTTATCATGGGGGTCGATGCGTTTCTTGATATCGCTACCTGGAAAGAAGCGCGGGAGTTGCTGTCGTTAGCCCAGGTCATCGTCACTGCCCGTCCCGGCTGGAGACTTGATGAGGTGGATCGCTCCATGACGCCGGAGCAATGCCGGCTCCTGGGCAACCCCAGATTTCAGTACATGAAGATCTCCGACATCACAAGAGAGACCGCAAAAGCACACCATGAACCGCGTCCAGTCCTGTTGGTTGAAGTGGTCTCGCTGGATATCTCCTCCAGCGAGATCCGGCAACTCGTGAAGGAAGGGAGGAGCATTCGACATTTGGTGCCCGACACTGTTGCTGCGTACATAGGCAAGAACCGCCTGTATCATCCTGGGCGAAAAGGCTAACAGCTTAACGCGAGGCTTCGACGTGAACTCAGCCAAACCACCAGTATTGCCGGCAGAAGCGAAAGGGCGGATCGATACCGACACGCTGTTGCAACTCGCAGTCGCAGCGGCCGCCGAAGTAAAGCCCATTTCCCTGGTGCACCTTGACCTTCGGGGTCTCTGCTCCTTTGCCGACCATTTTCTCATCGTGAGCGCCCCCTCGACCAGGCAGGTCCGGGCCATTGCCGAACGGATCGAGAAGCGGCTTCGGGAAGAGCACGTTCGAATATTCCATCGGGAGGACGACCTGGAAGCCCGTTGGATTCTTCTTGACTACAGCGACGTAATCATTCATATTTTCGACGAAGAAATGCGGCTGTACTATGATCTGGAGGGGTTGTGGGCCGACGCGCCGAAACAGGAGTTGGTTAAGGGTGGATCGTCGGATCTTTTGTGAGTGACTGCCACAATGAAGCCGATACCTGAGAGGCGGAGGGCTTATGAGCCCCGCTTCTTTTTTTGTTGGGGGCTGACCGTGCCTGTACCCTCCTCTCTCTCTTTTGAGGGCGAGGATGAGGGTGATCTTCCGAATCGCCAGGGTGGCCTGTCTGCGTGCGGCCACGCACAGGCAGGGAGGTGATGGGGATGCCGTTGAGGACAGCTTTGTTGGAACGATTGAAGGAAAAGCTGTTAGAGAAGCGACGTGCGTTGATTAGTACGGTACGGGAGAAGCGCGCGAATAATCTGGAGGGCGGCAGCGACGGCACACAGGACATCGCTGATCAAGCCACGACAGCCTACACGAAGGAGTTTTTGCTCTCTATCAGCGATACTGAACGCCAGTTGTTGAAGCAGGTGGACGCTGCCCTGGAGAAGATGCGTCTGAAGAAGTACGGGGAGTGCGAGCGGTGCGGTGAGGCGATCAGCGAGAAGCGGCTCGAGGCGTTGCCCTTCGCCAGATTCTGCATTGCCTGTCAGGAGGAAGAGGAACGGAGCTGAAGGAGCTGCTGGCAGCCTTTCTTCATCTCATTTTTCCCTCCCCCTGCCGAGTGTGCCATCGACCCCTGGACGCCAACCGCCGGTCCGTTATCTGTGGCCGTTGCTGGCTTGAGGTTCGGCATGTTTCCGAACCGTTCTGCCCTCGATGCGGCAGACCATTCGTTTCACCGAGAACCCTTCAGGAAAGTCCTGGCCACCTGTGCGGATCCTGCCGGGAGCGGTTACCGCCCTTTGCCATGGCGAGGGCGGCAACATTATACGAAGCCGACGGGACGATGCGCCAGGCCATCCTGCTGTTTAAGTATGGCGGCCGTCGTACGCTTGCCCGTCACCTCGGTCGCCTCATGATCGAGGGGGCCGGACGACTCGTTGATCCTCTCCAATTCGATCTCCTGGTCCCGGTTCCACTCCACCCCAAGCGAGAGCGCATACGAGGTTTTAACCAGGCGGCGCTCTTGGCGAAAGAGGTCGGGGCCGGCTGGGGTCTTCGCGTTGGTCACCGCCTCTTGTATCGGGTCCGGGCCACAGAGGCCCAAAGCGGGGGTCGGCGAGAGCGGGAGGAGAACGTCAAGGGGGCCTTTGTCGTCGCGCGGCCTGATCGGGTAAAGGACATGAGGCTCCTGCTCATTGATGATGTGTTCACAACCGGCGCCACAGCCGGCGAGTGCGCAAAAGCTCTGCTCGCCGCCGGTGCCTCGGAAGTCGGTATCTACACCCTGGCCCGAGTCGAATGATGACCCGAATGCCGTCCTCGGTCTCTATCCACACGCGCACTCAATATGACTTGCCGGAAGCCAAGCAATATGACTTCAATAATTCACCTCGTGAAAATGGGATACGCGTAGGTGTTTGTGGGCGAGAGGGGAGGTGGTGTGACCATGAGGGAGCGGTAAGACACCATCCGCGCATCGGCTCCTGAACTGAACGAACTGAGTATTGCGGCGTACATGATCAAAAAAGGGAGGGTATCCCACATGAAACGACTGTTCTTTGCCAGCGTGATCGTAAGTCTGTTTGTGATGGGGGTCTCAATCTCGTGGGGCGAGACCACTGTCAAGGGCTCGAAGAGCAACGGATCTGAGCGCGTCGGAGGAAAACAAGAAGCCCAGAAGAAAGGGACCAAGTCGACGGCCGCGCCTGCGACGCAAGACCCGTGCGCCAGCGTCAAGAACGATCCGCAACAATATACGAAGTGTCAGGATGCCGCAAATCCCGTTGGTCTGCGTAAGTATGAACGACGGGGGAAGAAATACTGAACCGACATGGATGTGGTGGGGGCTGCTGGTTGTAAGCGAGGCGAGGGAACGACACAGGCGACAGAAGCACTTATGACGGGGTACGTCATGAGCACCCTGGTGTGGTGCGTGGGGGCGCTACGGTCCGATACCTCTGTCCAGGTAGCGTGACGACACGTAGAGTCCGGCCGAATCATTGATGTGAGTGAAGCGGTTACTCGATGGATTGAAGGAGCGATAGGGGGGCGAGCAAAAAATTCCAAGAGGTTGACCCTAAGGGATTGACATTCAGGATCAAAAGCCGTATAAAAAGGGGCTGGTTTGCCTTCTAGCGGAATGCCTTGTGGTCGTTCGTTCGTCCATTGGAACAACCGTCGTCGTGTGGTCACTTCAAGAAGGAGAAGAGAGGTATGGCGATTAAGGCTGCGATCAACGGGTTTGGTCGCATCGGTCGAAATGCATTTCGTGTAGCGCTTGAAGATCGCGGACTGGAGTTCGTAGCAGTCAATGACATCACTGACGCCAGGACGCTCGCGCACCTGTTGAAGTACGATTCTGTCCATGGGACGCTACAGGCGGAAGTGCGGGCCAAGGATGATGCCATCGTCGTGGACGGCCGCGAGATCAAGGTCTTTGCCCAGAGAGACCCGGCGGCGCTGCCCTGGAAAGAGCTGGGAGTGCAGGTCGTCGTCGAATCGACCGGACGCTTTACCGACAAGGCCGGCGCGAGCAAGCATCTTCAGGCTGGGGCGAAGAAGGTCATCATTTCAGCGCCGGCCAAGGACCCGGACATCACGATCGTTCTGGGTGTGAATGAGAAGATGTACGATCCGGCGAAGCACGCAGTCATCAGCAATGCGTCATGCACCACCAACTGCCTTGCGCCCATCGCGAAGGTGATCATGGAGCAGTTCGGGATTCGCCATGGCCTCGTGACGACCATCCATTCCTATACCAATGACCAGCAGATTCT
This region includes:
- the nadD gene encoding nicotinate-nucleotide adenylyltransferase, translating into MHIGVMGGTFDPIHLGHLRAAEEIYWAFELDRIIFVPAALPPHKEEEFEASALHRYEMVSLATVYTPYFSVSPVELSRPGRSYSVETLREFRKLYGEESTIYFIMGVDAFLDIATWKEARELLSLAQVIVTARPGWRLDEVDRSMTPEQCRLLGNPRFQYMKISDITRETAKAHHEPRPVLLVEVVSLDISSSEIRQLVKEGRSIRHLVPDTVAAYIGKNRLYHPGRKG
- a CDS encoding ComF family protein; translation: MARAATLYEADGTMRQAILLFKYGGRRTLARHLGRLMIEGAGRLVDPLQFDLLVPVPLHPKRERIRGFNQAALLAKEVGAGWGLRVGHRLLYRVRATEAQSGGRREREENVKGAFVVARPDRVKDMRLLLIDDVFTTGATAGECAKALLAAGASEVGIYTLARVE
- a CDS encoding TraR/DksA family transcriptional regulator; the encoded protein is MPLRTALLERLKEKLLEKRRALISTVREKRANNLEGGSDGTQDIADQATTAYTKEFLLSISDTERQLLKQVDAALEKMRLKKYGECERCGEAISEKRLEALPFARFCIACQEEEERS
- the rsfS gene encoding ribosome silencing factor; amino-acid sequence: MNSAKPPVLPAEAKGRIDTDTLLQLAVAAAAEVKPISLVHLDLRGLCSFADHFLIVSAPSTRQVRAIAERIEKRLREEHVRIFHREDDLEARWILLDYSDVIIHIFDEEMRLYYDLEGLWADAPKQELVKGGSSDLL
- the gap gene encoding type I glyceraldehyde-3-phosphate dehydrogenase; the protein is MAIKAAINGFGRIGRNAFRVALEDRGLEFVAVNDITDARTLAHLLKYDSVHGTLQAEVRAKDDAIVVDGREIKVFAQRDPAALPWKELGVQVVVESTGRFTDKAGASKHLQAGAKKVIISAPAKDPDITIVLGVNEKMYDPAKHAVISNASCTTNCLAPIAKVIMEQFGIRHGLVTTIHSYTNDQQILDLPHSDLRRARAAALSQIPTSTGAAKAVGLVLPALQGKMHGLAIRVPTANVSLVDLVAETERVVTAEEVNSALRKAADGELKGILGFCEEPLVSVDFNGNSLSSIVDSLSTSVVDGTLIKVLSWYDNEWGYSCRIRDLVKYIGSRS